AACAAGCCTCCAATAAATCCGATAAAAACGAATTGAGTTTTCAGATGAAATTTGTTGCCTTCTTGTTCAAAGTATTTGTAATTGTTCATAATGGAATGATTAAGCGTTTAAGATTAAACTAATAAAAATGATTTTTGTTAAAATATATTCTTTTCTATCAAAGAAAAGATCTATGTCGACAAAATTAATGCCAAGTGTTATACCGAATCAACATATATTTATGTTTTACAGCTAAATAGTTAATTCTATGGTTAATGAAACTGAATTTTATTATCCTTCAAAAATAATCTGTAGTTTTTGGGCTGTATTGAAAACGATAAAAATGATTTTACAGATAGGTCATAGATATCATTTTATTAAATTCCATCTTTGCATATATTAATTTATACCATGAAACTTCCTTCGATACATGCTCTTGGCCTAAGTATAAAACAAGTACTGCTTCGCTTTCCTCTCCAGGTCTTTTCCTCTATCATAGCCACTTTGGCCTGGTTTTATCTGGCTGGCTCCCGGGAAGGAGAGTTAAGGGAGGAATACCTCTATAAGATCATTCTGATCGCTAATTTGTCCCTGACCTTGCTGCTTGCAGGAGATCTTTATGCAGAGGTAAACCTATATAATGGAAGAAAAAAGTGGGGGCTCAGAATAGTTGGCCTCATGATCTGTATTGGTTTATACTTCCTGCTGTATCCAATCAGGTTTGTGGCGGATATCTACCGGGTCGCTTTCCTCATGGCAGCTGCGCATCTGCTCGTTGCTTTTTCACCCTTTATCAGAAAAGGAAATCTGAATGGTTTCTGGCAATTCAACAAGACTTTATTTTTAAGATTTTTAACTTCAGGCTTGTATGCTTCCGTGCTATACGCTGGTCTGGCCATCGCCCTGGTGGCTGTTGATGGGCTATTCAACGCAAACATTAATTCTTCTGCATATGTCAGGCTAATGGCCCTGGTATTTGCCGGGTTCATGACGATATTCTTTCTCTCAGGAATACCGGAGGATTTTGAAGCATTAGAAAAGGAGGATTTCTATCCTAAGGCCCTTAAAATATTTACACAGTATGTATTGATCCCATTAATGACGATCTATCTGGGGATCTTGCTGGTTTATGAGCTAAAAATTATCATTAACTGGCAACTTCCCAAAGGGCTGGTATCTTCACTGATCCTGGGATATGCAGTGTTTGGTATCCTTTCCTTATTGCTGATCTATCCGATCCGGGAGAAAGCAGGAAATGGCTGGATCAAATTGTTTTCCAGATTTTTCTATGTGATGATGCTTCCGCTGCTTGCTTTATTGTTACTGGCGATCTGGAAAAGGGTAGGTAATTATGGTATCACCGAATCCCGGTATGTTTTAATGGTATTGTCGCTTTGGCTGTTTTTTGTCACCGTTTATTTCCTGTTCAGTAAAACTCAGAATATAAAAATCATTCCAGTCAGTTTGTGTGTCCTGAGCCTGCTGGCTATCTACGGGCCACAAAGTGCTTCTTCGGTATCCAGATATGCACAGGTTAAAAGACTTAAAATGTTGTTCGCCTCTAAAAAAGAGAAAGATGTTGCTCAGCGTGAGGACGTGATCAGATACCTTGTAGGGAGACATGGTCTAAGTGTTTTACAGCCTTTTACAAAAGTAAAACTGGATGCAGTAGAAACCAGAATGGAGCAACGTGTAACCGGCACTGATGCTTATCGTATAAAATATGATAAAATAGATACGGCTTTGGCCTTGCTTCATGTGAAAAAAGGATGGGCTGATAGCGATAATAAGTTGCTCAGTTTTATAACCGAAGGCACGAAAACATTGTCTATAAAAGGCTATGATTTTATGGTAGAGGTTAATTCTTTTCAGAGAGATGGTAAAAAGCAATTGAATGGAATTCCACTATTGATAAAAACAGAAAGTTCAGATTTGGTCCTGAAAGTGGAGTTGGGAACGGATATCAGAACTGAATTTGATGTTCTTCCAATAATGACTGCCTTAAAGAGCATGTATACGTTTAATAAAAATGGGAGGCTTCAAGCTATAGCAGGATTTTCGGATACCTATGATGTGCCTCAGAATCTGATGAGCATTACCAGGAAATTCGATCGGTATGACCTCACATTTCTGGTTTCTTCCATGAAGTTTTATGAGAAAACGGCTGAAAATAGAAAAGATAACTGGTCCAATTTCTCTGGTTATCTGCTGATCAGGGTTAAATAATACGTTTATACGTTAAACTGCGTAAGGTGGTGGTTCAGGTGTTTATAGAACATGTTGTTCCATTCTATCTGATTCAGTTTTCCAAAAGAATGGGATTCTTTTCCCTCAAACTCTGTTGCACCCAATTGCCGGGTTTTTTGAATGAATGCGATTAAACGGTTTTTTTCTGCTTCAAAGTCCTTTTCTCCGGCAATAATAAATGCAGGGGAAGTCGGACCGCTTCTTTTATAAGGAACCTCGCTGACTACCTTAGGTTTGATCAATAGTTTCAGGATAAATTTCATAAATGGACCTGGTTTAGGATGTTTATCCTCATAAACCAGTTCATAGGTCACGCAGCAGTGAGAGAGCATCTGGGCAACGTTCATTTTGCCCCATTGTGCCTGACTTTCCGGGCTAAGTTGATTAATTCGCTGAATGATGTCGTCTGCAACCTGTTGACTAAAGATATTGGGTAAGGCCATATGTAGGTGTTAATTCCTGAGTGAAAATACAATTAATAAGTCAGGATGTTGATTTTTTCCGTAGGGTTCATCAGATAGGTCAGCATCGAATTGTCTTTCAGGAGCTCAACAACTCGGAAACCTTTGTAACTGGTTCCCCAATTGCCACCAAAATGAGTATCAAATAAATATGGAATGTTATCTTTCATTTTAACCCCATCCTGATCATGCTCATGTCCATGAAAGACCGCCTTCACATTAGGGTACTTTTTCAGCAATTCAAAAAAGGCAGGGGTGTCAATTGCATTGGCCGTCCATTTTGCCTGTGGAATATGAAGGAAGATAAAAGTATGTTCCAGCTTCCGGTGCGCATTGAGTTTCTCTTCCAGCCATTTTAGATCCGGAGAAAGGTATTCCCCTTTCTCATTGGAAGTATTGCCAAGCAGGATGGCATTTTTCCTGATCACTACATCGTGGTTTAATGGTGTTTTCCAAACGGACTCCCAATGTTCCGGGCTAACTTTGTCGTGGTTTCCTCTGGTCACGTAATAAGGCATAGTCAGCTGATCAATCTTTTGCTTTGCCTTTAGTAATAAGTCTTTGTCATCATGAATGATATCTCCGTTAATCACACAAAAATCAAGGCGATTCTGTTGATGAAAGCCATTAATCTGTTGAGTGATGGTAGAAAAGAACTCATCAAACTGAGTTTTTGCCTGCCCGTAATGACCATCTGATGCCACTGCAAAACGCAGTTTAACAGTTGCTTTCAGCTCATGCACTTCGGATGCAGTTAAAAACTTAACGCCTCCTCCGACCAGCAAGGCTGTCGCAAAAGAGATGTTTTTGATAAAATGTCTGCGTGAGGAATTCATAAGGTTAAATTATAAAATAAAAACAAATTTATCCCCAATAAACTGAAGTTAAGGGGATAAATTTGTTTGATTTTTCAATCCTTAGAAAAGATGGATCCGTTTGCGAAAATTGGAAAGGGCCAGGGCAGTAAACAATAAGGAGAAAATAAGAACGGATAACAGGTTTTGCCAGATGTATCCGGTTGAATGTTCTTTATATGTAGCCGTTTTGAATTGATCCCATTGAACTTTTTCTATCGTCTCATTTTTAAAAATCAACGGGTAAAAATACAAACGTATTTTTTCATGATGCCTTTTTACAGCCTGCTGGAAGTTCAAATGATTTTCCAGATCTGAGCCCGCGATTTCATTGAGCCGCAACTGCGTCTGGATACCAGGTAAAAATAAGGCAGTAAGGTTGCTGAATTCATGTCTTTTACTTAATTTTTCTGACATGGCATTTGCACCTGCTAAAGCCTCGTCATCACCCATTTGCTGCATCGAGTAATACCAATACCAGCTGAAGGTCAGCTCAGCAGGAAAGGGGTATTGTTTAAACTGGGGGTAATGGGCATAGAATTTATCCATGGTTTTACTTTTATCGGTATCCCATTTTTCATGATAACCTTCGCGCTGCTTAACCAGGGTTTCCAATGCTTCTGGAACCGGGTATTTTTGACTGAGCCAGACATTCAGGATGGCCGGCGAAATGATGTTCAGCACTACCCAGAATGAAATCAGGATTACTGCATTATAACTGGAGGATTTTGTCCGGGAAATCACCCAGAAAGTCAGAGAAAACCAAAAGATCAGGTATAGACTTAATAGCACGGAAACCAGGAGCAAACGAAAGTCAACAGGCAGCTTAAGGTAAAAAACTGCACTGCCCATCAGGAAAAATGCGACGCTGAAAATGCTGATCATCCTAACTGAAAATTTGAGTCTGATGAGGCGTATAAGCGCTCCTGATTGCGATTTGACAATTGCCCATACACCGGATTCCTGCTCGGCGGAGAGCAGATTATAGGTGAAGGCAATGATGACCAGCGGAAACAGAAAAATGAACACAAATGCCAGATCCATATTGCCCAATAAAAGAGTCGATGGATTGCTCAGGTCGGTATCATAAATCTGACCCTCTACCGCTAACATACTTACTGAAATGAGGTAAGGATTAATGTCCCGCTGTCCGTTAGCAAAAGCGGCCCATCGATCTGGAATATTAACCATGGAAAACTTATTATGGTAGAGTAACAGACCGGGATCCTTACCAAAGTGTTTAATGTTCGTACGGGTATTCTCTTCCTGGAGCCGGGCAGCCTTTTCGATAACCAAATCTTGCTGCCGGATGAATTTATCTCCTAAATACAAGCTCGCAAACCCACTGATCAGCAGAATGAGGATACCGGACCAGGCCGCTTTATTTCTAAAAAACAGCTTAAATTCTAATAGATATATACTTTGATTCATATGCTTCTGTTATAATGTTTTTATCCGTCCTGAGGAAAAGTTAAGCAGAATCAACACTCCTGAAAACCAGCAGAAAAGAGAGAAAATACTTCCGGTATGATTAGAAATGACATTGCTTACCGGCCTGAAGGTATACTGGAAATCCGGTTGCTCTTCCCAGTTCCTGCGGCTGATAGATCGTGGAGCTTCCTTTTCTCCAGGAGCATTATTACTGATCTTTTCGATCTGCAGTTTATTCATCCGTTGCGCAAGGCCATAACGGTAAGCTTCAGCTTGATCCTGAAAATCAACGTAAGTTTTGAAATCAGCAGCAGTCAGTGCCATGGATAGGTTTTTAATGGCTAAAAAGGGATTCAGATAACTTGCCGCCACCGTAAAACGGTTTTGCTGTTCAAATGTTTTATTGAGCTCACGCTGATGACGGTTATAGATTCCTGCGGATATTTTTTCTCCTTCGGCCATGACGTATCCTCCGTAGTTAAACGGTAGCTTTTTGACATCATCTACCTTGTATTTCTTTAGGAGCGTTGCTTTTAACTGGGCATAATGTGGATCATCAGGATCATGGCTGTCTCCCTGCTTGCGAAGATCTGCAGCAATGGCTGCATTAAACTCAATCTTGGATGGAGAAGGGTATAGGATTACGCCTAAAGCCTGTGTCATTCTGGGCATCACAATGGCAAAGAAAACCCAGCAAACAACCAGGGTGGTTAGTGCCGATTTTGAGCTCTGGTGAAAAGCCGAAACCAGCACTGCAATACCTGCACAGATGATAAAATAGACCGCATAACTAAGGATCAGTAAGGAAAGGCGTAATGAAGCATCTATACTGA
This region of Pedobacter steynii genomic DNA includes:
- a CDS encoding metallophosphoesterase family protein; this encodes MNSSRRHFIKNISFATALLVGGGVKFLTASEVHELKATVKLRFAVASDGHYGQAKTQFDEFFSTITQQINGFHQQNRLDFCVINGDIIHDDKDLLLKAKQKIDQLTMPYYVTRGNHDKVSPEHWESVWKTPLNHDVVIRKNAILLGNTSNEKGEYLSPDLKWLEEKLNAHRKLEHTFIFLHIPQAKWTANAIDTPAFFELLKKYPNVKAVFHGHEHDQDGVKMKDNIPYLFDTHFGGNWGTSYKGFRVVELLKDNSMLTYLMNPTEKINILTY
- a CDS encoding DUF4153 domain-containing protein — protein: MHILIYTMKLPSIHALGLSIKQVLLRFPLQVFSSIIATLAWFYLAGSREGELREEYLYKIILIANLSLTLLLAGDLYAEVNLYNGRKKWGLRIVGLMICIGLYFLLYPIRFVADIYRVAFLMAAAHLLVAFSPFIRKGNLNGFWQFNKTLFLRFLTSGLYASVLYAGLAIALVAVDGLFNANINSSAYVRLMALVFAGFMTIFFLSGIPEDFEALEKEDFYPKALKIFTQYVLIPLMTIYLGILLVYELKIIINWQLPKGLVSSLILGYAVFGILSLLLIYPIREKAGNGWIKLFSRFFYVMMLPLLALLLLAIWKRVGNYGITESRYVLMVLSLWLFFVTVYFLFSKTQNIKIIPVSLCVLSLLAIYGPQSASSVSRYAQVKRLKMLFASKKEKDVAQREDVIRYLVGRHGLSVLQPFTKVKLDAVETRMEQRVTGTDAYRIKYDKIDTALALLHVKKGWADSDNKLLSFITEGTKTLSIKGYDFMVEVNSFQRDGKKQLNGIPLLIKTESSDLVLKVELGTDIRTEFDVLPIMTALKSMYTFNKNGRLQAIAGFSDTYDVPQNLMSITRKFDRYDLTFLVSSMKFYEKTAENRKDNWSNFSGYLLIRVK
- a CDS encoding DUF1569 domain-containing protein → MALPNIFSQQVADDIIQRINQLSPESQAQWGKMNVAQMLSHCCVTYELVYEDKHPKPGPFMKFILKLLIKPKVVSEVPYKRSGPTSPAFIIAGEKDFEAEKNRLIAFIQKTRQLGATEFEGKESHSFGKLNQIEWNNMFYKHLNHHLTQFNV
- a CDS encoding DUF3526 domain-containing protein, whose protein sequence is MNQSIYLLEFKLFFRNKAAWSGILILLISGFASLYLGDKFIRQQDLVIEKAARLQEENTRTNIKHFGKDPGLLLYHNKFSMVNIPDRWAAFANGQRDINPYLISVSMLAVEGQIYDTDLSNPSTLLLGNMDLAFVFIFLFPLVIIAFTYNLLSAEQESGVWAIVKSQSGALIRLIRLKFSVRMISIFSVAFFLMGSAVFYLKLPVDFRLLLVSVLLSLYLIFWFSLTFWVISRTKSSSYNAVILISFWVVLNIISPAILNVWLSQKYPVPEALETLVKQREGYHEKWDTDKSKTMDKFYAHYPQFKQYPFPAELTFSWYWYYSMQQMGDDEALAGANAMSEKLSKRHEFSNLTALFLPGIQTQLRLNEIAGSDLENHLNFQQAVKRHHEKIRLYFYPLIFKNETIEKVQWDQFKTATYKEHSTGYIWQNLLSVLIFSLLFTALALSNFRKRIHLF
- a CDS encoding DUF3526 domain-containing protein, translated to MKRILIIARRTWKTAFSSKATLILTLILGLALCLATFIGWQNFKTQNSQRLKYKELVREKWLAKPDKHPHRMAHYGYLAFRDKHELSFFDFGIESFAGVSIFLEAHKQNTVNFSEAGFSNGMLRFGEMSVAMVLQLLVPLLIFFLGYSSISAERETGTLKILLCQGLSWRQLLTGKTLGIIAVSFSLFIPVILLTILLWAVLSNWQISIDASLRLSLLILSYAVYFIICAGIAVLVSAFHQSSKSALTTLVVCWVFFAIVMPRMTQALGVILYPSPSKIEFNAAIAADLRKQGDSHDPDDPHYAQLKATLLKKYKVDDVKKLPFNYGGYVMAEGEKISAGIYNRHQRELNKTFEQQNRFTVAASYLNPFLAIKNLSMALTAADFKTYVDFQDQAEAYRYGLAQRMNKLQIEKISNNAPGEKEAPRSISRRNWEEQPDFQYTFRPVSNVISNHTGSIFSLFCWFSGVLILLNFSSGRIKTL